A stretch of the Sulfurimonas sp. HSL3-1 genome encodes the following:
- a CDS encoding nitroreductase family protein, which translates to MRELYDATALTPLRVARSGGYIDWASQPSLFKQYPEFLYRIGFDAHEELAPLALSRCITFEGNVGGKPYLRLNTPSAGNLHPVELYVQVRGVKGVLSGTYHLDALKEEMVLIRECGAEGLEHFVGMETRFDGFLFVVSVVPFRSEWKYGHRAWRYCYMDAGHQIGALCAAMEAYGLDTTLLGEADFSALNHMMGFGQQEFVCAAMAVGKAGEKPVKLPKTPLMQVAPTDYDESDGVVPGWIVQHHPVGTTLPPRMSGSADEALQRARRSARVFAGKTMPADAFERIMHTLTRTPEWMNAYAIVLRDDQTPAGVYRGGKRIKTGDFAEPIAGMLVDQRFVSNAEIVMVLSTPKYSADLQMASAAFAHGLSLEAAARGVGYTAIGAFYDKKLQTFLETPEDILYVGVFGLER; encoded by the coding sequence ATGCGTGAGCTGTATGATGCCACGGCGCTGACGCCGCTGCGTGTCGCCCGTTCCGGCGGCTACATCGACTGGGCTTCGCAGCCCTCCCTTTTCAAACAGTACCCGGAGTTTCTCTACCGCATCGGTTTCGACGCCCATGAAGAGCTCGCCCCGCTGGCGCTTTCGCGCTGCATCACCTTTGAGGGTAACGTCGGTGGCAAACCCTACCTGCGCCTCAATACCCCCTCTGCCGGCAATCTCCACCCCGTGGAGCTCTATGTGCAGGTTCGGGGGGTCAAAGGGGTACTGAGCGGCACGTATCACCTGGACGCCCTCAAAGAGGAGATGGTCCTTATCCGCGAATGCGGCGCGGAGGGCCTGGAGCACTTCGTCGGGATGGAAACGCGCTTTGACGGGTTCCTTTTTGTCGTCAGCGTCGTCCCGTTCCGTTCCGAATGGAAGTACGGTCACCGCGCCTGGCGCTACTGCTACATGGATGCCGGTCACCAGATCGGCGCGCTCTGCGCCGCAATGGAAGCGTACGGGCTTGACACGACGCTGCTGGGCGAGGCGGATTTCTCGGCGCTGAACCACATGATGGGGTTCGGGCAGCAGGAGTTCGTCTGCGCGGCCATGGCCGTAGGAAAGGCGGGGGAGAAACCCGTCAAGCTGCCGAAAACGCCCCTGATGCAGGTGGCACCCACGGACTACGACGAGAGCGACGGGGTCGTTCCCGGCTGGATCGTGCAGCACCATCCCGTCGGCACGACCCTGCCGCCGCGCATGAGCGGCAGCGCCGACGAGGCCCTGCAGCGTGCCCGCCGCTCCGCCCGGGTTTTCGCCGGGAAGACGATGCCGGCGGATGCATTTGAACGCATTATGCATACGCTCACGCGAACGCCGGAGTGGATGAACGCCTACGCGATCGTGCTCCGGGATGATCAGACCCCTGCCGGTGTCTACCGCGGGGGCAAACGGATAAAGACGGGCGACTTTGCCGAGCCCATCGCCGGGATGCTGGTCGATCAGCGTTTCGTCTCAAACGCGGAGATCGTCATGGTCCTGAGCACGCCCAAGTACAGTGCGGACCTGCAGATGGCCTCGGCCGCCTTTGCGCACGGCCTCTCATTGGAAGCCGCCGCGCGCGGGGTGGGGTACACGGCCATAGGCGCCTTTTACGATAAGAAACTGCAGACCTTTTTGGAGACGCCGGAAGACATACTCTATGTCGGCGTCTTCGGTCTGGAACGTTAG
- a CDS encoding vWA domain-containing protein: MPEEQSDLQRRLEKIRVQFLFDHPFLSVLALSLPMRFRKNPHEAFETDGTAIYVDTTMADTIPEQQLKYIYAHTLLHIMLKHPFRMGGRDHKTWNRSSDVVINLLLDDFERVGERPEHEVMMEKYRDQSVEEVYNTLYQENPEGEGTPDDENPQEQKQDLIESEGDSEAAMEDIDALIVQAMGAAQKQGNIPASFLEVIREVTRPKIDLATLLHTYMTESFFDKQSDFSRPNRRFIYQELYLPGYRQENNRLNLYIALDRSMSISRDTFSKFLGIIDGVLRLSTDFKVTVIPFDDEVDKEKIVTYDAQALKPEVAFEKGNGGTQFAPVLEYLNTADEAAATLMVLSDGFFKIEKASHLPTLFLVSEKRNMKRFEPYGDVFYFDL; this comes from the coding sequence ATGCCAGAAGAACAGAGCGATTTGCAGCGCCGGCTGGAGAAGATCCGCGTCCAGTTTCTATTTGACCATCCGTTTTTGAGCGTGCTGGCACTCTCCCTGCCCATGCGCTTCCGCAAGAACCCCCACGAAGCATTCGAGACCGACGGGACGGCCATCTATGTCGATACGACGATGGCCGACACCATCCCCGAACAGCAGCTCAAGTACATTTACGCGCATACGCTGCTGCACATCATGCTCAAGCACCCCTTCCGCATGGGCGGGCGCGACCACAAGACGTGGAACCGCAGCAGCGACGTCGTCATCAACCTGCTGCTCGACGACTTCGAGCGGGTCGGCGAGCGGCCGGAGCACGAAGTGATGATGGAAAAGTACCGCGACCAGAGTGTCGAAGAGGTCTACAACACGCTGTACCAGGAGAACCCGGAGGGCGAAGGTACGCCCGACGACGAGAACCCGCAGGAGCAGAAGCAGGACCTTATAGAGAGCGAGGGCGACAGCGAAGCGGCGATGGAAGATATCGACGCGCTGATCGTCCAGGCGATGGGAGCAGCCCAGAAGCAGGGGAACATCCCGGCCTCCTTCCTGGAGGTGATCCGTGAAGTCACCCGCCCCAAGATCGACCTGGCGACGCTTTTGCACACTTATATGACGGAGAGCTTCTTCGATAAGCAGAGCGACTTCTCCCGGCCCAACCGCCGTTTCATCTACCAGGAGCTCTACCTGCCCGGCTACCGTCAGGAGAACAATCGCCTCAACCTCTACATTGCGCTGGACCGCTCCATGAGTATCAGCCGAGATACCTTCTCGAAGTTCCTCGGCATCATCGACGGGGTTTTGCGACTCAGTACCGACTTCAAGGTGACGGTAATTCCCTTTGACGATGAGGTCGACAAAGAGAAGATCGTCACCTACGACGCCCAGGCGCTCAAACCGGAGGTCGCGTTCGAGAAGGGCAACGGCGGGACGCAGTTCGCACCGGTGCTGGAGTACCTCAACACCGCGGACGAAGCGGCAGCGACGCTGATGGTGCTCAGCGACGGCTTCTTCAAGATCGAAAAGGCCTCGCACCTGCCGACGCTTTTCCTGGTGAGCGAGAAGCGCAACATGAAGCGTTTCGAGCCCTACGGCGACGTCTTCTACTTTGATCTGTAA
- a CDS encoding ankyrin repeat domain-containing protein encodes MAENYIAWLLARGFDPSDLESRAFNGNTPLLQAALEGNDMMVERLLEAGVDLYAVNYDFNGVIFNACYADSAAIIARLFAAGADIDDINENGETPLMYAVSASRLNSVKSLLSLGADKSMQNMDGYCAIDFAVNRDVLNQLRYA; translated from the coding sequence ATGGCAGAGAACTATATTGCGTGGCTGCTGGCACGCGGATTTGACCCCAGCGACCTGGAATCCCGGGCCTTTAACGGTAATACTCCGCTGCTGCAGGCGGCGCTTGAGGGTAACGATATGATGGTCGAGCGCCTGCTGGAAGCGGGCGTGGACCTCTATGCGGTCAACTACGACTTTAACGGCGTCATTTTCAACGCCTGTTATGCCGACAGTGCCGCGATCATTGCCCGCCTTTTCGCTGCCGGCGCGGACATTGACGACATCAACGAGAACGGCGAAACACCGCTGATGTACGCCGTCTCTGCTTCCCGTCTTAATAGCGTTAAATCGCTTCTCTCCCTCGGCGCCGACAAATCCATGCAGAACATGGACGGCTATTGCGCCATCGATTTCGCCGTCAACCGGGACGTTCTCAATCAGCTGCGCTATGCGTGA
- a CDS encoding MoxR family ATPase: protein MTTPSISTTELYDHIDTLIKTDTPLFIHGSPGIGKSYIVADVAEKNKLELVDVRLSQMDPVDLRGVPAIRDEQTVWMPPVFFPKDPDSEGILFLDELNSAPPSVQAAIYQLVLNRRMGEYDLPAGWRIICAGNRVSDRGVVFRLPTPLANRMVHLHVQARFDDFKLFALKSKLHHFVIGFLGFRPDLLSTEPVVEDDANPAFATPRSYHMLSNILKSNMDIGKIAPVIYGTIGYAAGIEFVSYVKVYEELPDVAAIYEGHYPEIENQPALLYALVSALVEYYNGSDTHKDHLFAYSETLPTEFGVMLVKDVIVKDESIATHGAFDAWLAKYGEYIL, encoded by the coding sequence ATGACAACACCCTCGATCTCGACCACGGAACTTTACGACCATATCGATACACTGATTAAGACAGATACCCCTCTGTTCATTCACGGCAGCCCGGGCATCGGCAAATCCTACATTGTTGCCGATGTTGCGGAAAAGAATAAACTGGAGCTCGTCGACGTGCGCCTCTCGCAGATGGACCCGGTCGATCTCCGGGGCGTCCCGGCGATCCGCGACGAGCAGACGGTCTGGATGCCGCCGGTCTTTTTTCCGAAAGATCCCGATTCCGAGGGGATTTTGTTCCTCGACGAGCTCAACTCCGCGCCGCCGTCGGTACAGGCGGCCATCTACCAGCTGGTGCTCAACCGCCGCATGGGCGAGTACGACCTGCCCGCAGGGTGGCGGATCATCTGCGCGGGGAACCGCGTCAGCGACCGCGGGGTCGTCTTCCGCCTGCCCACACCGCTGGCCAACCGGATGGTACACCTGCACGTTCAGGCCCGCTTCGACGACTTCAAGCTCTTCGCGCTGAAATCGAAACTGCACCACTTCGTCATCGGTTTCCTGGGCTTCCGCCCGGACTTGCTCTCGACCGAACCGGTTGTTGAAGACGACGCCAACCCGGCGTTTGCGACGCCGCGCAGTTACCACATGCTCTCGAACATCCTGAAGTCCAACATGGACATCGGCAAGATCGCCCCTGTCATCTACGGCACCATCGGCTACGCCGCCGGCATCGAGTTCGTCTCCTACGTCAAGGTCTACGAGGAGCTGCCGGATGTCGCCGCGATCTACGAGGGGCACTACCCCGAGATCGAGAACCAGCCGGCACTGCTGTACGCGCTCGTTTCCGCGCTCGTCGAGTACTACAACGGTTCCGACACGCATAAAGACCACCTCTTTGCTTACAGCGAAACCCTCCCGACGGAGTTCGGCGTCATGCTCGTCAAGGACGTCATCGTCAAGGACGAATCCATCGCGACCCACGGCGCCTTCGACGCCTGGCTGGCGAAGTACGGGGAGTACATCCTTTAA
- a CDS encoding DNA alkylation repair protein, translating into MTSETISETLKNLGDPDIAEHSQRFFKTGEGEYGAGDRFLGVRVPVLRKQVAAFRAAPLPEVKKLLHSPYHEERLFALLLMVAKYERGDAAEKEAVYNCYMANTASINNWDLVDSSAPYIVGEYLIARDKAILYTFARSESLWERRIAIMATFYFIRKGRFDTALEIAELLLADTHDLIHKAVGWMLREVGNRDPDRERAFLASRYKSMPRTMLRYAIEKFPEPERKAYLKGEV; encoded by the coding sequence ATGACATCAGAAACGATTAGCGAAACACTAAAGAATCTTGGCGACCCCGATATCGCCGAGCATTCGCAGCGTTTTTTCAAAACGGGCGAGGGGGAGTACGGAGCGGGGGACAGGTTCTTAGGTGTCCGCGTTCCCGTACTGCGCAAGCAGGTAGCCGCGTTCCGTGCGGCGCCGCTGCCAGAGGTCAAGAAGCTGCTGCACTCTCCCTATCATGAAGAGCGTCTCTTCGCACTCTTGCTGATGGTCGCGAAGTACGAGCGCGGGGATGCGGCGGAGAAGGAGGCGGTTTACAACTGCTACATGGCCAATACCGCCTCCATCAACAACTGGGACCTCGTCGACAGCTCCGCGCCTTACATTGTCGGTGAGTACCTGATAGCAAGGGACAAAGCGATCCTCTATACGTTCGCCCGATCAGAGAGCTTGTGGGAGCGCCGCATCGCGATCATGGCGACGTTCTACTTTATCCGCAAAGGCAGGTTCGATACGGCGCTGGAGATTGCTGAACTGCTGCTCGCAGACACCCATGACCTTATCCACAAGGCCGTCGGCTGGATGCTGCGGGAAGTGGGCAACCGCGACCCTGACAGAGAGCGGGCGTTTCTTGCTTCCCGCTACAAGTCCATGCCGCGGACGATGCTGCGCTACGCCATCGAGAAGTTTCCTGAACCGGAGCGCAAGGCTTACCTGAAGGGGGAGGTGTAG
- a CDS encoding nitrogen fixation protein NifQ, with protein sequence MTAIMPPEHVKMYEDVKTLLAAYAVNYYAKTVLAPLVAQKSLLMDHLYEDMGFNSRTEMGQFMKKNFPKLAEEKPKEKLWKKYIYDRVGSIAPACATCDDQLTCFKCMVKELSA encoded by the coding sequence ATGACAGCCATCATGCCGCCTGAACATGTCAAAATGTATGAAGACGTCAAGACACTCCTCGCCGCGTATGCGGTCAACTACTACGCCAAAACGGTCCTGGCACCCCTGGTCGCGCAGAAATCGCTGCTGATGGACCACCTCTACGAGGACATGGGCTTCAACAGCCGTACGGAGATGGGCCAGTTCATGAAAAAGAACTTCCCGAAGTTGGCGGAGGAGAAACCCAAAGAGAAGCTTTGGAAAAAATACATCTATGACCGGGTCGGCTCCATCGCCCCGGCCTGCGCCACCTGCGATGATCAGCTCACCTGCTTCAAATGCATGGTCAAAGAGCTGAGTGCCTGA